The Coffea arabica cultivar ET-39 chromosome 9e, Coffea Arabica ET-39 HiFi, whole genome shotgun sequence genome has a window encoding:
- the LOC113709598 gene encoding disease resistance protein RPM1-like yields the protein MTDPCVQFALAKLDAFLKRELLLPKKVDTGIRTLRSELDSIAAFLRKAHQRAVQDEQILDWVRKVQDAADDIIDILDLFDHHKAENGRALSVTRRRAYQSIADQINDVKSILEDINKGRERYLPANSSQAALPPSPTTNRVYSHLHPRIAPLFLADADVVGFEEDKDMLMAWALDMVDEHKVMFVVGMGGSGKTTLAKQVFDAVKQDFGCSAWISVSKSRNDLEILRNMLDQLCRCSSRAETAPTPLQQSSHFYINLIREYLLDKRYVIVLDDLWVDDVWKSIKLALPTSNRSRIIITTRRGDIAYSLKDGSVDVHPIQHLSLEKAEELFHRIAFPGFHICPPALATLSNEMLRKCEGLPLAITEIGHLLSTKGEREPEWKKLRDGLASELRSNGHLVNIARVLILSYNDLPYHLKNCFLLMNTFPPNHPIQRTKLIRLWIAEDFITEGNNGKELEDLGEEYLNELIQRNLVQVWQMDIDGRPRTCHVQNIMHEIVLSQLQDEKFCEVYPEQRTFAVSNERIRRISIHKGDLGQLCPNLRARALLIFDSLDPYQHSIPIGYSSLKMLRELHLEGANLDMFPADIEELLLLRYLCLRNTGIRSIPKSIGKLKHLETLDLKQTLVRTLPKEICHLSKLRYLLVYRYDIEHYVAFNTIKGFEVAGEITWSANLRKLLFVQVNKNHKIIVAMRGLRELRRLGIMGLRKEDGRILSETIQMLPNLHSLNVAAENEAEVLDMQKISHPPRLQRLYLNGRLERMPIWISKLRDLVRLRLKGSRLDQRFSNPINILQDLPNLLELQLLDAYNGEQLDFNAGKFQKLKILELELLRQLKMVIMERDSLPCLQTLIIRRCGQLRQIPVGIDDLSQLKEIHLYDMPENFVSMLEKNGGSLYHLVHHVPLLRSYDAQNGGRWDVKDL from the coding sequence atgacaGACCCTTGTGTGCAATTTGCTCTTGCAAAGCTCGATGCTTTTCTAAAGCGAGAATTGCTGTTGCCAAAGAAAGTTGATACTGGAATCAGGACTTTGAGAAGCGAACTGGATTCTATAGCAGCATTTCTGAGGAAAGCTCATCAAAGAGCAGTCCAAGATGAACAAATTCTGGATTGGGTTCGAAAGGTTCAAGATGCAGCTGATGACATCATCGACATTCTTGACCTTTTTGACCATCACAAGGCAGAAAATGGCAGGGCATTATCAGTGACCAGGCGGCGGGCATACCAGTCAATTGCCGATCAGATAAATGATGTCAAATCAATTCTCGAAGATATCAACAAGGGTAGAGAAAGATACCTACCAGCAAATTCGTCCCAAGCTGCCTTACCACCAAGTCCAACTACAAACCGTGTTTACTCACATCTTCATCCAAGGATTgctcctttgttccttgcagaTGCTGATGTTGTAGGCTTTGAGGAAGATAAGGACATGCTGATGGCGTGGGCACTGGATATGGTGGATGAGCACAAGGTCATGTTTGTTGTAGGCATGGGTGGATCTGGCAAGACTACTCTTGCCAAGCAAGTATTCGACGCAGTTAAACAAGACTTCGGTTGCTCTGCATGGATCAGTGTTTCAAAGTCCAGGAACGATTTGGAGATCTTGCGGAACATGTTAGATCAACTATGCAGATGCAGCTCCAGGGCGGAAACAGCCCCAACTCCCCTGCAGCAAAGCTCGCACTTCTACATCAACCTCATTAGGGAGTATTTGCTGGATAAGAGGTATGTAATTGTACTCGATGATCTGTGGGTTGATGATGTTTGGAAATCTATTAAGTTAGCGTTGCCAACAAGTAATAGGAGTAGAATAATCATCACCACGCGAAGAGGGGATATAGCCTATTCACTGAAAGATGGGTCCGTCGATGTCCATCCCATTCAGCATCTGTCTCTAGAAAAGGCTGAGGAACTCTttcatagaatcgcctttccaGGATTTCATATATGCCCTCCAGCTTTAGCTACACTGTCCAATGAAATGCTAAGAAAATGTGAAGGGCTACCATTGGCAATCACTGAAATTGGGCACCTTTTGTCAACTAAGGGGGAAAGGGAACCTGAATGGAAAAAATTGCGTGATGGTCTTGCATCAGAACTGAGAAGCAATGGCCATCTTGTGAATATTGCAAGAGTTTTGATTTTAAGTTATAACGACTTACCTTACCATCTTAAAAACTGTTTTCTGCTGATGAACACTTTTCCCCCTAATCACCCCATCCAGCGCACAAAGCTAATACGGTTATGGATAGCAGAAGACTTCATCACAGAAGGGAACAATGGAAAAGAACTCGAAGATTTGGGGGAAGAATACCTGAACGAGCTCATTCAAAGAAACTTGGTTCAGGTGTGGCAAATGGACATCGATGGGAGACCAAGAACTTGTCATGTTCAAAATATTATGCATGAGATTGTTCTCTCACAGCTTCAAGATGAAAAGTTTTGTGAAGTTTATCCAGAACAACGTACATTTGCCGTCAGTAACGAAAGGATCAGGCGAATATCGATCCATAAAGGTGATCTAGGCCAGCTGTGCCCAAATCTTCGTGCTCGTGCTTTGCTAATATTTGACTCATTGGATCCATACCAGCACTCCATTCCAATTGGCTATTCAAGCTTAAAGATGTTGAGGGAATTGCATCTGGAGGGTGCAAACTTGGACATGTTTCCTGCAGACATTGAAGAACTATTGTTGTTGAGGTACTTGTGTTTGAGGAATACAGGaatcagaagcattccgaaATCAATAGGAAAGCTTAAGCACCTTGAAACCTTGGACCTCAAACAAACATTAGTCAGAACGCTGCCAAAAGAAATATGCCATCTTTCTAAGCTTCGTTACTTACTTGTTTACAGATATGACATTGAACATTATGTGGCATTTAACACAATTAAAGGATTTGAGGTCGCAGGAGAGATCACGTGGTCGGCCAATCTTCGCAAGCTACTGTTTGTGCAAGTcaataaaaatcacaaaatcattGTTGCAATGCGAGGCCTCAGAGAACTGAGACGGCTGGGAATCATGGGTTTGCGCAAAGAAGATGGAAGGATCTTGTCTGAGACCATTCAAATGCTGCCAAATTTGCATTCTTTGAATGTGGCAGCTGAAAATGAGGCGGAAGTTTTAGACATGCAAAAAATTTCACATCCTCCTCGACTCCAGCGTTTGTATTTGAATGGAAGACTGGAGAGGATGCCTATCTGGATTTCCAAACTTCGTGATCTGGTAAGGCTTCGTTTGAAGGGGTCTCGGCTGGATCAACGGTTCAGCAATCCCATTAATATCCTTCAAGATCTTCCTAATTTACTAGAACTCCAGCTGCTTGACGCCTACAATGGGGAGCAATTGGATTTCAATGCTGGCAAATTTCAGAAGCTCAAGATACTGGAGTTAGAGCTACTTCGGCAGCTGAAAATGGTCATAATGGAACGCGATTCATTGCCTTGTCTACAAACGCTGATCATAAGGCGATGCGGTCAGTTAAGGCAGATTCCAGTAGGTATAGATGACCTCAGCCAACTCAAGGAGATTCATTTGTATGATATGCCGGAAAATTTTGTCTCCATGCTCGAGAAAAATGGTGGCAGTCTTTATCATCTTGTACATCATGTGCCCTTACTACGTTCATATGATGCTCAGAATGGTGGACGGTGGGATGTGAAAGATCTTTGA
- the LOC113709734 gene encoding pentatricopeptide repeat-containing protein At2g03380, mitochondrial has product MRLFWTVRRQISSVNTTNFKLPTPVQLNHLLQLCSNSRALNQGKQAHQQIIINGLQQNYFMSTKLVQMYADCNQIEIALLLFDKLSEPNVFAWTAIISFYSRNGIFNECIFTYKEMKFKGVLPDNYVFPKALKACAVSLHLEVGIQLHKDVIVCGVESNVRVCNALIDMYSKCGEVGSGRLVFDLMVGRDLLSWNAMISGYVYNEFAELAVEMLGSMRLDGMEPDIVAWNSVMDAYCRMGQCDDALKIFRQIEEPTVISWTILISGYSRIGKHVEALDLFRTMVRRGKVCPDVDCLSSVLAACRQSGVLRFGQEIHASGIKVQPGNAFYKSAGPALVALYAKCGRTQDVEHVFGLMDTSDVVTWNAMILGFAELGRVDSAVKCFTDMQNMGIKNDHTTVSTLLPVCDLKLGKQIHAYIIKDNFTQSGPVCNALIHMYAKCGDVDIAYSVFSQMESRDLVSWNTMIRAFGMNGCGQAAVKLLEEMCSSGVSPNSLTFASVLSACSHSGLVNEGLKIFNRMSTDFGFKPQTGHFTCLVDLLARSGQLDDAVDFIRKLPHGPDKHIWGSILAASLEQQSIRIGVLASEHLVNLEPENAGHYVTLSNLYAKAGRPDDAVRVRRLMESRGLVKQFGYSSVSSGS; this is encoded by the coding sequence ATGAGACTATTTTGGACTGTTCGTAGACAAATTTCTTCTGTTAACACTACCAATTTCAAATTACCAACCCCAGTTCAACTCAACCATTTGCTTCAACTCTGCAGCAATTCTAGAGCGCTAAACCAAGGAAAACAGGCCCATCAGCAAATCATCATTAATGGGCTTCAACAGAATTATTTCATGTCTACCAAATTGGTTCAAATGTATGCAGATTGCAACCAGATAGAGATCGCCCTCCTGTTGTTTGACAAATTGTCTGAACCAAACGTGTTCGCTTGGACTGCTATCATTTCGTTCTACTCGCGAAATGGGATTTTTAACGAGTGCATATTCACTTACaaagaaatgaaattcaagGGTGTGTTGCCTGATAATTACGTGTTTCCGAAGGCTTTGAAAGCGTGCGCTGTGAGTTTGCATTTAGAAGTTGGCATTCAGCTTCATAAAGATGTAATTGTGTGTGGAGTGGAAAGTAATGTCCGGGTTTGCAATGCTTTGATTGATATGTATTCAAAATGTGGGGAGGTTGGTTCTGGAAGGTTGGTTTTTGATCTTATGGTGGGGAGAGATTTGTTGTCATGGAATGCAATGATTTCAGGGTACGTATATAATGAATTTGCTGAGCTGGCTGTGGAAATGCTGGGGTCTATGAGATTGGATGGGATGGAGCCTGATATTGTAGCTTGGAATTCTGTAATGGATGCTTATTGTCGAATGGGGCAATGTGACGACGCATTGAAAATATTTAGGCAGATTGAGGAACCTACTGTAATAtcatggacaattttgatatctGGTTATTCTAGAATAGGAAAACATGTAGAAGCTCTGGATCTTTTTAGGACTATGGTTCGCCGAGGAAAAGTTTGTCCAGATGTAGACTGCCTTTCCAGTGTCCTTGCTGCCTGTCGACAATCTGGGGTGTTAAGATTTGGACAAGAGATTCATGCTTCTGGGATTAAAGTTCAACCAGGGAATGCATTTTACAAGTCAGCTGGGCCTGCCTTGGTTGCCCTATACGCCAAGTGTGGGAGAACTCAAGACGTAGAGCATGTATTTGGCTTGATGGATACATCTGATGTTGTTACTTGGAACGCCATGATTCTTGGCTTTGCCGAATTAGGAAGGGTGGATTCGGCTGTGAAGTGCTTCACAGACATGCAAAACATGGGAATTAAGAATGACCACACAACAGTTTCCACTCTTTTGCCAGTGTGTGACCTGAAACTCGGGAAACAAATCCATGCCTACATTATAAAAGACAATTTTACTCAATCAGGTCCGGTTTGTAACGCACTCATTCACATGTATGCCAAATGTGGAGATGTTGATATTGCCTATTCGGTATTTTCTCAAATGGAATCGAGGGATTTGGTATCATGGAATACAATGATTCGAGCCTTTGGAATGAATGGCTGCGGCCAAGCAGCTGTTAAACTCCTTGAAGAGATGTGTAGTTCTGGTGTTAGCCCCAACTCTTTGACATTCGCTTCTGTGCTGTCAGCTTGCAGTCATTCTGGTCTTGTAAACGAGGGTCTCAAGATTTTCAACAGGATGAGCACTGATTTTGGCTTCAAACCTCAGACAGGACACTTTACATGTCTTGTTGATTTACTAGCACGGTCTGGTCAGCTTGATGATGCTGTTGACTTCATCAGAAAATTGCCTCACGGGCCTGATAAACATATCTGGGGTTCTATACTTGCTGCCTCTCTAGAACAGCAAAGCATAAGAATTGGAGTCCTGGCTTCAGAGCATCTGGTCAATCTGGAGCCAGAAAATGCTGGACACTACGTGACATTGTCAAATTTATATGCTAAAGCTGGAAGACCAGATGATGCTGTGAGAGTACGGAGGTTAATGGAAAGCAGAGGATTGGTCAAGCAATTTGGATATAGCAGTGTCAGTAGTGGAAGCTGA
- the LOC113710234 gene encoding probable splicing factor 3A subunit 1 codes for MLGNLPILPLPAPPSDGNLGPLPLAQITEEDEKQNGSQEDLSKADKSNSAPISVATHTRTIGIIYPPPDIRNIVDKTSQFVAKNGPEFEKRIIASNAGNPKFNFLNASDPYHAYYQHRLSEARAQNQVSALQPLQLADSAAPESAAAAPAADGKDAIAKPDPSVQFRPVRKILEPPEAEQYTVRLPEGITGEELDIIKLTAQFVARNGKSFLTGLTSREINNPQFLFLKPTHSMFMFFTSLADAYSKVLMPPKALTDKLRRSVTDMTTVLERCLHRLEWEQSQEQARQKAEDEIEQERLHMAMIDWHDFVVVETIDFADDEDEDLPPPMTLEEVIRRSKMTGVEEEEIIEPGKEVEMEMDEEEVQLVEEGMRAASLEENGDLKNNEAKVTIDEAEPPMRIVKNWKRPEERLPAERDPTKFVVSPITGELIPDNEMSEHIRISLIDPKYKEQKERMFAKIRDTTLAPDDEITKNIVGLARTRPDIFGTTEEEVSNAVKAEIEKKKDDQPKQVIWDGHTGSIGRTASQAMSQNAGGEDLNEAGNSDMRNLPGPAAPPPPRPGMPSIRPLPPPPGLALNIPRPPNTVQYSTPTGPGVLAPPPPRPPVVGVLPRPAPHPMSMMPGQQPLMVNRPQMHPSMSMNSPNMPVPPPPGSQFTHLSAPRPFVPLSMSQPGLPMVPPPSMPQGMPPPPPEEAPPPLPEEPEPKRQKLDDALLVPEDQFLAQHSGPARINVSVPNHDEGNMKGQVLEILVQSLSETVSSLKEKIAGEIQLPANKQKLSGRPGFLKDNLSLAYYNVAPGETLQLSLRERGGRKR; via the exons ATGTTGGGCAATTTGCCGATATTGCCTTTACCTGCACCCCCTTCTGATGGTAATCTTGGGCCTTTACCACTAGCTCAGATAACTGAAGAAGACGAGAAACAGAATGGAAGTCAAGAGGATCTGAGCAAAGCTGACAAATCCAACTCAGCTCCTATTTCGGTTGCGACTCATACGAGAACTATTGGTATTATTTATCCTCCTCCAGATATCAGAAATATTGTTGACAAGACATCTCAGTTTGTGGCCAAGAATGGTCCTGAGTTTGAAAAGAGGATTATCGCTAGCAATGCTGGGAatccaaaatttaactttttgAATGCCTCTGATCCATACCATGCATACTATCAGCATCGTTTATCTGAAGCTCGTGCACAAAATCAGGTTTCTGCTCTGCAGCCATTGCAACTGGCAGATTCAGCTGCTCCTGAGTCTGCAGCTGCTGCCCCGGCTGCTGATGGCAAGGATGCGATTGCAAAGCCTGATCCGTCAGTGCAGTTTAGGCCTGTTCGTAAAATTCTTGAACCCCCTGAAGCAGAGCAGTACACTGTTCGTCTCCCTGAAGGGATTACAGGGGAGGAGTTGGACATAATTAAGCTTACTGCCCAGTTTGTCGCAAGGAATGGGAAATCATTTTTGACTGGATTGACCAGTAGGGAGATTAACAATCCtcaatttctttttctaaaaccaACCCATAGCATGTTTATGTTTTTTACATCTCTTGCGGATGCTTATTCGAAAGTATTGATGCCTCCAAAAGCGTTAACGGATAAGTTGAGGAGGAGTGTAACTGACATGACTACGGTGCTTGAAAGATGCCTTCATCGCTTGGAGTGGGAACAGTCGCAGGAGCAGGCTAGGCAGAAAGCTGAAGATGAGATAGAACAGGAGCGATTACATATGGCCATGATTGATTGGCATGACTTTGTTGTAGTAGAGACCATAGACTTTGCAGATGATGAGGATGAAGATTTGCCCCCTCCTATGACCCTGGAGGAGGTTATACGAAGAAGCAAGATGACAGGAGTGGAAGAAGAGGAGATCATTGAGCCTGGGAAGGAAGTAGAAATGGAAATGGATGAAGAGGAGGTGCAGCTTGTTGAGGAGGGCATGAGGGCAGCTAGTCTTGAAGAGAACGGGGACCTGAAGAATAATGAAGCTAAGGTTACAATAGATGAAGCAGAACCACCTATGAGGATAGTAAAGAATTGGAAGAGACCTGAGGAGAGGTTACCTGCTGAAAGAGATCCAACTAAATTTGTTGTGTCTCCAATAACTGGTGAGCTGATTCCTGACAATGAGATGTCTGAACATATCAGGATCTCTTTAATTGATCCAAAGTACAAGGAGCAGAAGGAGAGGATGTTTGCAAAAATTAGGGATACAACTCTTGCTCCTGATGATGAGATCACAAAAAATATTGTTGGACTTGCTCGAACCCGTCCTGATATTTTTGGTACTACTGAGGAGGAAGTCTCTAATGCTGTTAAGGCAGAGATCGAGAAGAAAAAAGATGATCAACCAAAGCAAGTCATTTGGGATGGGCATACAGGAAGTATTGGTCGTACGGCAAGTCAGGCCATGTCTCAGAATGCTGGTGGAGAAGATCTAAATGAAGCAGGCAACAGTGACATGAGAAATCTTCCAGGTCCTGCAGCTCCTCCTCCTCCCAGACCTGGCATGCCATCAATTAGACCTCTTCCTCCACCTCCTGGACTTGCCTTGAATATCCCTAGGCCTCCTAATACTGTTCAGTATTCAACCCCAACTGGTCCCGGTGTTTTGGCTCCACCTCCTCCTAGGCCTCCAGTCGTCGGTGTTCTGCCTAGACCTGCACCTCATCCGATGTCAATGATGCCGGGCCAGCAACCTCTGATGGTAAATCGACCCCAAATGCATCCGTCCATGTCCATGAATTCCCCCAACATGCCTGTGCCACCGCCACCTGGGTCTCAATTTACACATTTGTCTGCTCCCCGGCCTTTTGTTCCCCTTTCCATGTCTCAGCCTGGCCTGCCTATGGTCCCACCACCATCCATGCCTCAGGGAATGCCACCACCTCCACCTGAGGAAGCTCCTCCACCACTTCCTGAAGAACCAGAACCAAAAAGACAGAAACTTGATGATGCTCTGCTTGTTCCCGAGGATCAATTTTTAGCTCAACATTCG GGACCTGCTCGTATCAACGTGTCTGTGCCCAATCATGATGAAGGCAATATGAAAGGGCAGGTGCTGGAGATTCTTGTGCAGTCGCTGTCTGAAACTGTCAGCAGCTTGAAAGAGAAAATAGCTGGTGAGATTCAACTTCCGGCTAACAAACAGAAACTGAGTGGAAGGCCTGGTTTTCTCAAGGACAATTTGTCGCTCGCATATTATAACGTTGCACCCGGAGAAACACTTCAACTCTCTCTCAGAGAGCGTGGAGGAAGAAAGAGATGA